One genomic segment of Pyruvatibacter mobilis includes these proteins:
- the coaD gene encoding pantetheine-phosphate adenylyltransferase, with translation MMKRTGLYPGTFDPITNGHLDIIGRAMKMVDHLVIGVAINRDKGPLFALEERVSMVEEEVRKLQDRTQSECTVEVKPFESLLMHFAEEIGAQMIIRGLRAVSDFEYEFQMAGMNERLNPDIETVFLMAEAQHQAVASRLVKEIARLGGDISHFTTPMVRERLITRFNELKQAAS, from the coding sequence ATGATGAAACGGACAGGGCTTTACCCGGGCACCTTCGACCCGATTACCAATGGCCATCTCGATATTATCGGCCGTGCCATGAAGATGGTGGACCACCTGGTGATCGGTGTTGCCATCAACCGCGACAAGGGCCCGCTGTTCGCGCTCGAGGAGCGGGTGTCGATGGTCGAGGAGGAGGTCCGCAAGCTGCAGGACCGCACCCAGTCCGAGTGCACCGTCGAGGTGAAGCCGTTTGAAAGCCTGCTGATGCATTTCGCCGAGGAGATCGGCGCGCAGATGATCATCCGCGGCCTGCGGGCAGTGTCGGACTTTGAGTATGAGTTCCAGATGGCGGGCATGAACGAGCGCCTCAATCCGGACATTGAAACCGTGTTCCTTATGGCGGAAGCGCAGCATCAGGCCGTGGCCTCGCGGCTGGTGAAGGAGATCGCCCGGCTTGGCGGAGACATTTCCCATTTCACCACACCGATGGTGCGCGAGCGGCTTATCACGCGCTTCAACGAGCTGAAGCAGGCCGCGTCCTGA
- a CDS encoding peptidylprolyl isomerase has product MRIFRTILPVLALAFAALMLARPAAAQVPFADDEENILVLELSTGTTEILMRPDLAPLHVERIKKLTREKFYDGIVFHRVIDGFMAQTGDPTGTGQGGSTYPDLQAEFTETKFRRGTIGMARTNDPNSANSQFFIMFNLARHMNNPRNPQGFYTVWGEVISGMDAVDALPKGEPPAEPGKIVSARIKADLP; this is encoded by the coding sequence ATGCGTATTTTCCGTACGATCCTGCCCGTTCTCGCCCTGGCATTCGCCGCGTTGATGCTCGCCCGTCCGGCGGCCGCGCAGGTGCCCTTCGCTGACGATGAAGAAAACATCCTGGTGCTGGAGCTTTCTACCGGCACGACCGAAATCCTGATGCGGCCGGACCTGGCACCGCTGCATGTGGAGCGCATCAAGAAGCTGACGCGCGAGAAATTCTATGACGGCATCGTGTTTCACCGGGTGATCGACGGCTTCATGGCGCAGACCGGCGACCCGACGGGCACGGGGCAGGGCGGTTCGACCTATCCCGACCTGCAGGCGGAATTCACCGAGACGAAGTTCCGCCGCGGCACCATCGGCATGGCCCGCACCAATGATCCCAATTCGGCCAACAGCCAGTTCTTCATCATGTTCAACCTGGCCCGGCACATGAACAACCCGCGCAACCCGCAGGGTTTCTATACCGTGTGGGGCGAAGTGATTTCCGGCATGGACGCGGTGGACGCGCTGCCCAAGGGCGAGCCGCCGGCAGAGCCGGGCAAGATTGTGTCCGCGCGTATCAAGGCCGACCTGCCGTAA
- a CDS encoding peptidylprolyl isomerase: MTDTSPDNTLILTLKGGDVTIALRPDLAPNHVARIKELVREGFYDGIVFHRVIDGFMAQTGDPTGTGMGGSGKKLSAEFSSEPHTRGTCSMARAADPDSADSQFFICFQESSWLDGQYTVWGQVTDGMDHVDAITRGEPPANPDKIEKAVIAADA; this comes from the coding sequence ATGACCGATACTTCGCCTGACAACACCCTGATCCTCACCCTCAAGGGAGGCGATGTGACCATTGCGCTCCGCCCGGACCTGGCGCCCAACCATGTGGCGCGCATCAAGGAACTGGTCCGCGAGGGGTTTTATGACGGCATCGTGTTCCACCGGGTGATCGACGGCTTCATGGCGCAGACGGGTGACCCGACGGGCACCGGCATGGGCGGCTCAGGCAAGAAGCTGTCGGCGGAATTCTCGTCCGAGCCGCATACACGCGGCACCTGCTCCATGGCGCGCGCGGCGGACCCCGACAGCGCGGACAGCCAGTTTTTCATCTGCTTCCAGGAATCGTCCTGGCTGGACGGCCAGTACACGGTGTGGGGCCAGGTGACCGACGGCATGGACCATGTGGACGCCATCACCCGCGGCGAGCCGCCGGCAAACCCGGATAAGATCGAGAAGGCCGTCATTGCCGCAGACGCCTAG
- the queA gene encoding tRNA preQ1(34) S-adenosylmethionine ribosyltransferase-isomerase QueA, translating to MDAYDFHLPEELIALRPVRPRDSARLLVVNHARPGSLSDRIVRELPDLLRPGDVLVANDTRVIHARLRGTRRRGEACANIELLLHKPLPDAGCWRAFARPAKRLKPGDVIEVHEALTADVLDRDGGEVVVRLTPHGVSLDDAIARAGEMPLPPYIEGKRKADDSDEADYQTVFARHEGSVAAPTAGLHFTDDLLAALDARGVAREMVTLHVGAGTFLPVKSDTLSGHRMHAEWGEVTREVADRLNAARAAGGRIIAVGTTSMRLLESAVDAQGVFHPFAAETDIFITPGHVFHGVDVLMTNFHLPRSTLMVLVSAFAGLETMRAAYAHAIGTGYRFYSYGDSSLLFPQDGASPRPIDRQDTSQA from the coding sequence CTGGATGCCTATGACTTCCACCTCCCCGAAGAGCTGATCGCCCTGCGGCCCGTGCGGCCGCGGGATTCCGCGCGCCTGCTGGTCGTCAATCACGCGCGCCCGGGCAGTCTTTCGGACCGGATCGTGCGCGAGCTGCCCGACCTGCTGCGCCCCGGCGACGTGCTGGTGGCCAATGACACACGGGTCATCCATGCGCGCCTGCGCGGCACGCGGCGGCGGGGTGAAGCGTGCGCGAATATTGAATTGCTGCTGCACAAGCCGCTGCCGGACGCCGGCTGCTGGCGGGCTTTCGCCCGGCCCGCCAAACGGCTCAAGCCCGGGGACGTGATCGAGGTGCACGAGGCGCTGACGGCGGATGTGCTGGACCGCGACGGCGGCGAAGTCGTCGTGCGGCTGACCCCCCATGGGGTGAGCCTGGACGACGCGATCGCGCGGGCCGGCGAGATGCCGCTGCCGCCCTATATCGAGGGCAAGCGCAAGGCGGATGACAGCGACGAAGCGGACTACCAGACCGTCTTCGCCCGCCATGAGGGCTCCGTCGCCGCGCCGACGGCGGGCCTGCATTTTACCGACGACTTGCTGGCAGCGCTGGATGCGCGCGGTGTCGCGCGGGAGATGGTGACGCTGCATGTGGGGGCGGGGACGTTCCTGCCGGTGAAGTCCGACACGCTGTCGGGCCACAGGATGCATGCGGAATGGGGCGAGGTGACCCGCGAGGTGGCAGACCGCCTCAATGCCGCGCGGGCCGCAGGCGGGCGCATCATCGCCGTGGGCACCACCTCCATGCGGCTGCTGGAAAGCGCCGTTGATGCGCAGGGTGTCTTCCATCCCTTCGCGGCGGAGACCGACATCTTCATCACGCCGGGGCATGTCTTCCACGGGGTGGACGTGCTGATGACCAATTTTCATCTGCCGCGCTCCACGCTCATGGTATTGGTCTCGGCCTTCGCGGGGCTTGAGACCATGCGCGCAGCCTATGCGCATGCCATCGGCACGGGCTACCGCTTCTATTCCTACGGGGACTCGAGCCTCCTGTTTCCGCAGGACGGCGCGTCGCCACGACCAATCGACCGACAGGACACATCCCAGGCATGA
- the tgt gene encoding tRNA guanosine(34) transglycosylase Tgt, with product MSAFTFHLDKTDGKARTGRIDTPRGTIRTPAFMPVGTAGTVKAMTTDTVKSTGADIVLGNTYHLMLRPGAEEVAALGGLHRFMNWDRPILTDSGGFQVWSLAKLRKMTEEGVTFQSHIDGSTHSLSPERSIEIQCLLGSDIQMILDECTDYPATRAQAENSMNLTTRWAKRSKAAFDTQPHRKDGQALFGIVQGSTFPDLRRAHAEALVDIGFHGYALGGLSVGEEQNLMLDTIEAAEPVLPMDQPRYLMGVGTPEDLVEAVRRGIDMFDCVMPTRSGRHGQAFTSRGRVAIKNARHAADPRPLDADSPCEAANLYSRAYLHHLYKSGEYLAAMLITWANVAYYQWLMAQMREAIAEQRFEAFVADFYAKRGEGDIPPL from the coding sequence ATGAGCGCCTTCACCTTCCATCTCGACAAGACTGACGGCAAGGCCCGGACAGGCCGGATCGACACGCCGCGCGGCACCATCCGCACGCCGGCCTTCATGCCCGTGGGCACGGCCGGCACAGTCAAGGCGATGACCACCGACACGGTGAAATCGACCGGCGCGGATATCGTGCTGGGCAACACCTACCATCTGATGCTTCGTCCGGGGGCGGAGGAAGTGGCGGCGCTGGGCGGATTGCACCGTTTCATGAACTGGGACAGGCCGATCCTGACGGATTCAGGCGGGTTCCAGGTCTGGTCGCTGGCCAAGCTGCGCAAGATGACCGAGGAGGGGGTGACCTTCCAGAGCCATATTGACGGCTCCACCCATTCACTATCGCCGGAGCGGTCGATCGAGATCCAGTGCCTGCTGGGCTCCGACATCCAGATGATCCTGGACGAGTGCACCGATTATCCGGCCACGCGCGCGCAGGCGGAAAACAGCATGAACCTCACCACGCGGTGGGCGAAGCGCTCGAAGGCTGCGTTCGACACTCAGCCGCACCGCAAGGACGGGCAGGCGCTGTTCGGCATCGTGCAGGGCTCGACCTTTCCTGATCTGCGCCGGGCACATGCGGAAGCGCTGGTGGATATCGGCTTTCACGGCTATGCGCTGGGCGGGCTGTCGGTGGGCGAGGAACAGAACCTGATGCTCGACACCATCGAGGCTGCCGAGCCAGTGCTGCCCATGGATCAGCCGCGCTATCTGATGGGCGTGGGCACGCCGGAAGATCTGGTGGAAGCAGTGCGGCGGGGCATCGACATGTTCGACTGCGTGATGCCGACCCGCTCGGGCCGCCACGGCCAGGCCTTCACCAGCCGCGGGCGGGTGGCGATCAAGAATGCGCGCCATGCGGCCGATCCGCGGCCCCTGGATGCGGACAGCCCGTGCGAAGCGGCCAATCTCTATTCACGCGCCTATCTGCATCACCTGTACAAAAGCGGCGAGTATCTGGCAGCGATGCTGATCACCTGGGCCAACGTGGCCTATTACCAGTGGCTGATGGCGCAGATGCGCGAGGCCATCGCCGAACAACGCTTCGAGGCCTTCGTTGCGGACTTCTATGCAAAGCGCGGAGAGGGCGATATTCCGCCGCTGTGA
- a CDS encoding tetratricopeptide repeat protein encodes MWKFLITAVLLAVVTAGAILAGQQMQAGPQATQMTEMSCSYRSGLAQVEACTTLIEGSADREDLDDETLATYYLNRANGHASIRDYDSALADYDEAIRYYPDEFLNYYNRARVFRLIGDYDAALEDHARAIAQDEEEPAAYTQRAQTLYLAKRYEESLPDIEKALEMEPDNAATLNSMAWTLVTLKRAEDALPYAERALENDNEEASGSLDTYAHILAELGRSDEAVDYFEKAARVGGNGYVRQIQNALIHHGLLDAIPTGVFDLATREAVRACAQSNCRLLIGIDVEMAEQ; translated from the coding sequence ATGTGGAAATTCCTGATAACGGCCGTGTTGCTGGCGGTGGTGACGGCGGGCGCCATCCTGGCCGGACAGCAGATGCAGGCCGGGCCGCAGGCCACCCAGATGACCGAGATGTCCTGCAGCTATCGCTCGGGGCTGGCGCAGGTGGAAGCGTGCACGACGCTCATCGAGGGGTCGGCGGACCGCGAGGATCTCGATGACGAGACGCTGGCCACCTATTATCTCAACCGCGCCAACGGGCACGCGAGCATCCGCGACTATGACAGCGCGCTGGCCGACTACGACGAGGCGATCCGCTATTACCCGGACGAGTTCCTGAACTACTACAACCGGGCGCGGGTGTTCCGGCTGATCGGCGATTATGACGCAGCGCTCGAGGATCATGCGCGCGCCATCGCGCAGGACGAAGAAGAACCCGCCGCCTATACGCAACGGGCGCAGACCCTGTATCTCGCCAAGCGCTATGAGGAGAGCCTGCCGGACATCGAAAAGGCGCTGGAGATGGAGCCGGACAATGCGGCGACGCTGAACTCCATGGCCTGGACACTGGTGACGCTCAAGCGGGCCGAGGACGCGCTGCCCTATGCGGAGCGGGCGCTTGAGAACGACAATGAGGAGGCTTCTGGTTCGCTTGACACCTATGCGCATATCCTCGCCGAGCTCGGCCGCAGCGATGAGGCGGTGGACTATTTCGAGAAGGCGGCGCGGGTGGGCGGCAATGGCTATGTGCGGCAGATCCAGAACGCGCTCATCCATCACGGGCTGCTGGATGCCATTCCCACCGGCGTCTTCGACCTTGCCACGCGGGAGGCGGTGCGGGCCTGCGCGCAGAGCAATTGCCGACTGCTGATCGGCATTGATGTGGAGATGGCGGAGCAATAG
- a CDS encoding DUF4332 domain-containing protein yields the protein MSYPVEDIEGVGPAYAEALAKAGIKTTEDLLAIGAARNGRGDIAAQSGLSEKLILKWVNHADLMRISGVGGEFAELLEAAGVDTVKELQHRNAGNLAETMKSTNEEKNLTRVVPSADTVAKWIEQAKGMEPAVSH from the coding sequence GTGAGCTATCCTGTTGAAGACATTGAAGGTGTCGGCCCCGCCTATGCCGAGGCGCTGGCCAAGGCCGGCATCAAGACGACGGAAGACCTGCTTGCCATTGGCGCCGCCCGCAACGGCCGCGGGGACATCGCCGCCCAGAGCGGCCTGTCGGAGAAACTCATCCTCAAATGGGTGAACCACGCGGATCTGATGCGCATCTCCGGTGTCGGCGGCGAGTTTGCCGAGCTCCTGGAAGCCGCGGGCGTGGATACGGTGAAGGAACTCCAGCACCGCAATGCCGGGAACCTGGCCGAGACCATGAAGTCCACCAACGAGGAAAAGAACCTCACCCGCGTCGTGCCCAGCGCCGACACGGTCGCCAAGTGGATCGAGCAGGCCAAGGGCATGGAGCCCGCCGTCAGCCACTAG
- a CDS encoding DUF1007 family protein, whose amino-acid sequence MRLIFKGRPVRIWALAGLIAAAVMASGQTPVRAHPHVWIDMTVTSQFNEAGELTGFTHVWTFDEFYTVFQLEGFNLSAGESPGVAQLADYAVEMTDSIAQFGYLMRIEGRDGRLEVTARDQSAQLRPDQRLELTFTAELTKPVDVTDWPVRYSVFDPDYFIEMLHVPETGLLMAGSPPDSCTLDLEKPSPSFEMISLAASLDRMDQGPDTLGAVFAENVTIDCRPDAARSEPAAPAVN is encoded by the coding sequence ATGCGATTGATCTTCAAAGGCCGCCCGGTACGGATCTGGGCTCTTGCCGGGCTGATCGCTGCTGCCGTCATGGCAAGCGGGCAGACGCCGGTGCGGGCCCATCCGCATGTGTGGATCGACATGACGGTCACCTCGCAGTTCAACGAGGCGGGGGAGCTTACGGGCTTCACCCATGTTTGGACGTTTGACGAGTTCTATACGGTGTTCCAGCTCGAAGGCTTCAATCTCTCCGCCGGTGAATCTCCCGGCGTCGCACAGCTTGCGGATTACGCCGTGGAGATGACCGACAGCATTGCCCAGTTCGGTTATCTCATGCGCATCGAGGGCAGGGACGGGCGGCTGGAGGTCACAGCGCGCGACCAGTCGGCCCAGCTGCGTCCGGACCAGCGGCTGGAGCTGACCTTCACCGCGGAGTTGACCAAGCCCGTGGACGTGACCGACTGGCCGGTGCGCTATTCGGTGTTTGATCCGGACTATTTCATCGAGATGCTGCATGTGCCGGAGACGGGGCTGCTGATGGCGGGGTCGCCACCGGACAGCTGCACGCTGGACCTCGAAAAGCCGTCGCCGAGCTTCGAGATGATCAGCCTCGCCGCCTCGCTGGACCGCATGGACCAGGGGCCGGACACGCTGGGGGCCGTCTTCGCCGAGAACGTGACCATCGACTGCCGCCCCGACGCGGCGCGCTCGGAACCCGCCGCGCCTGCGGTCAACTGA
- a CDS encoding nickel/cobalt transporter, translating into MGHLFARLMLALMLLSSVLPATTPALAQLGTDRSTTPQVTETPASEPSFLTQTILYIQAEQQRLHRALAGAIRTLKAEGSVTAAWALISLSFLYGVFHAAGPGHGKAVLSTYLVTQPTALKKSLALAAASSFMQGVTAIVVVMGVLTVLGVALRSSGMIVQWLEAASFALVACVGVWLIWRSLRVLFPQLAPAGGGHHHHDHGHGHTHEHDHDHAHHHDHDCGTHGCGHTHMPTPQQASAAGSLREMAGVVFSIGVRPCSGAILVLVFAQVAGMTLAGIAAVIAMSAGTALAVALIALAAVGLRDGAWAVTRLDDARVEKAVHWLAIAGGVVLVLMGSLFAYASATQVTASNILM; encoded by the coding sequence ATGGGGCACCTTTTTGCACGACTGATGCTGGCACTCATGCTGCTGAGCAGCGTCCTGCCCGCCACGACACCCGCCCTGGCGCAACTGGGAACGGATCGCAGCACCACCCCGCAAGTCACTGAAACACCAGCGTCTGAGCCGTCGTTCCTCACGCAAACGATTCTTTATATCCAGGCCGAGCAACAGCGTCTGCACCGGGCGCTGGCCGGTGCCATCCGCACCTTGAAGGCGGAAGGCTCCGTCACGGCAGCCTGGGCGCTGATCAGCCTGTCCTTTCTTTATGGCGTGTTCCATGCCGCCGGGCCGGGACACGGCAAGGCGGTGCTGTCCACCTATCTGGTGACCCAGCCGACGGCGTTGAAGAAAAGCCTGGCGCTGGCAGCCGCATCCTCCTTCATGCAGGGGGTGACGGCCATCGTTGTCGTAATGGGCGTGCTGACCGTGCTGGGGGTGGCGCTGCGCTCGTCCGGCATGATCGTGCAGTGGCTGGAAGCGGCGAGTTTCGCGCTGGTGGCCTGCGTCGGGGTGTGGCTCATCTGGCGCTCGCTGCGGGTGCTGTTCCCGCAGCTTGCGCCCGCCGGCGGGGGGCATCACCACCATGATCACGGGCACGGGCATACTCACGAGCATGACCACGACCATGCCCACCACCACGACCATGACTGCGGCACCCATGGCTGCGGGCACACCCATATGCCGACACCGCAGCAGGCCAGCGCGGCCGGGTCGCTGCGGGAAATGGCGGGCGTGGTCTTTTCCATCGGCGTTAGGCCGTGTTCCGGGGCCATTCTGGTGCTCGTCTTTGCCCAGGTCGCGGGCATGACGCTGGCGGGCATTGCCGCCGTCATCGCCATGTCGGCGGGCACGGCGCTTGCCGTAGCCCTCATCGCCCTTGCCGCCGTGGGGCTGCGCGACGGGGCCTGGGCGGTGACACGGCTCGATGATGCGCGCGTTGAGAAGGCGGTGCACTGGCTGGCGATTGCCGGCGGCGTGGTGCTGGTGCTGATGGGGTCGCTGTTCGCCTATGCGAGCGCCACCCAGGTAACGGCCAGCAACATTCTCATGTAG
- a CDS encoding S-(hydroxymethyl)glutathione dehydrogenase/class III alcohol dehydrogenase: MKTRAALAVEAGRPLEIVDADLEGPREGEVLVEIMATGICHTDEFTLSGKDPEGIFPSILGHEGAGIVREVGPGVSSLAVDDHVIPLYTPECRECEYCHNPKTNLCQSIRATQGQGLMPDGTSRFSVNGQTVHHYMGTSTFSNFTVVPEIALAKVRKDAPFDKICYIGCGVTTGIGAVVNTAKAEAGCTAIVFGLGGIGLNVIQGLRMVGAKMIVGVDLNDDREAWGRKFGMTHFVNPMKVTGDLTAHLIDITGGGGDYTFECIGNTDVMRVALESAHKGWGESIIIGVAPAGAEISTRPFQLVTGRSWRGTAFGGARGRTDVPQIVDWYMDGKIEIDPMITHTLPLEDINKGFDLMHAGESIRSVVVY, from the coding sequence ATGAAGACCCGCGCCGCCCTTGCCGTTGAAGCCGGACGCCCGCTTGAGATCGTCGACGCCGACCTTGAGGGCCCGCGCGAGGGGGAAGTGCTGGTGGAGATCATGGCCACCGGCATCTGCCACACCGACGAATTCACGCTCTCCGGCAAGGATCCGGAAGGCATCTTCCCGTCGATCCTTGGGCATGAAGGCGCGGGCATCGTGCGCGAGGTGGGGCCGGGCGTCTCGTCGCTTGCCGTGGATGATCACGTGATCCCGCTTTACACGCCCGAATGCCGGGAGTGCGAGTACTGCCACAACCCGAAGACCAATCTGTGCCAGAGCATCCGCGCCACGCAGGGGCAGGGGCTGATGCCGGACGGCACCAGCCGGTTCTCGGTCAATGGCCAGACGGTGCATCACTATATGGGCACCTCCACCTTCTCCAATTTCACCGTCGTGCCGGAGATCGCGCTGGCGAAGGTCCGCAAGGACGCGCCCTTCGACAAGATCTGCTACATCGGCTGCGGCGTCACCACGGGCATCGGGGCCGTGGTCAACACCGCAAAAGCCGAGGCGGGTTGCACCGCCATCGTATTCGGCCTCGGCGGCATCGGCCTCAATGTCATCCAGGGCCTGCGCATGGTGGGCGCGAAGATGATCGTCGGCGTCGATCTCAATGACGACCGCGAGGCCTGGGGCCGAAAGTTCGGCATGACCCACTTCGTCAACCCGATGAAAGTCACCGGTGACCTGACCGCGCATCTGATCGACATCACCGGCGGCGGCGGGGATTACACCTTTGAATGCATCGGCAACACAGATGTGATGCGGGTGGCGCTGGAAAGCGCGCATAAGGGCTGGGGCGAGAGCATTATCATCGGCGTCGCGCCCGCCGGGGCGGAGATTTCCACGCGCCCCTTCCAGCTCGTCACCGGCCGCTCCTGGCGCGGCACGGCCTTCGGCGGTGCGCGCGGGCGGACGGACGTGCCTCAGATCGTGGACTGGTACATGGACGGCAAGATCGAAATCGACCCCATGATCACCCACACGCTGCCGCTCGAAGACATCAACAAGGGCTTCGACCTCATGCATGCCGGCGAAAGCATCCGCAGCGTGGTGGTGTATTAA
- a CDS encoding aldehyde dehydrogenase family protein — protein sequence MAEQAYKLLIGGNLVDGDSTMDVINPATEAVFTQAPRASEAQLNDAVAAAKAAFPAWAATPIDERRKVITAIADAVEANYEDFARLLTQEQGKPLQDATGEVLGTVAFMRYFAGLDMPVKVLDDSEGRRVEAHRKPLGVIGAIVPWNFPMILMAFKLPPALLAGNTVVLKPAPTTPLTTLKLAGLMKDIVPAGVVNVITDANDLGAPLTAHPDIRKVSFTGSTSTGAKVMAGAANLLKRITLELGGNDAGIVLDDVNPKETAPQLFQSAFQNSGQVCIAMKRLYVHESIYDEMCAELAKLAEDAIIGDGLEQGTQLGPLQNKMQYDKVKDLIEDARKDGQIIAGGTTPDQKGYFIRPTIVRDISDGTRLVDEEQFGPVLPVIKYSDPEDAVARANASPYGLGGSVWSKDTDRAYALADKMDAGTIWVNKHAELDPMIPFGGSKMSGVGTELGADGLEEFTQLKIINIAR from the coding sequence ATGGCAGAGCAAGCCTACAAGCTGCTGATCGGCGGCAACCTCGTCGATGGCGACAGCACCATGGACGTGATCAACCCGGCCACCGAGGCCGTGTTCACCCAGGCGCCCCGCGCCTCCGAAGCGCAGCTGAACGACGCCGTGGCGGCTGCCAAGGCAGCCTTCCCCGCCTGGGCCGCCACCCCCATCGACGAGCGCCGCAAGGTCATCACCGCCATCGCGGATGCAGTCGAAGCCAATTACGAGGATTTCGCCCGCCTGCTGACCCAGGAACAGGGCAAGCCGCTGCAGGACGCTACCGGCGAAGTGCTCGGCACCGTCGCCTTCATGCGCTACTTCGCGGGCCTCGACATGCCGGTGAAGGTGCTGGACGACAGCGAAGGCCGGCGCGTGGAAGCGCACCGCAAGCCGCTGGGCGTCATCGGGGCCATCGTGCCGTGGAACTTCCCGATGATCCTCATGGCCTTCAAGCTGCCGCCGGCGCTGCTGGCCGGCAACACGGTGGTGCTGAAGCCGGCCCCGACCACGCCGCTGACCACCCTCAAGCTCGCCGGGCTGATGAAGGACATCGTGCCTGCAGGCGTGGTCAATGTGATCACCGACGCCAATGATCTCGGGGCGCCGCTGACGGCCCATCCCGATATCCGCAAGGTCTCCTTCACCGGTTCCACCTCGACCGGTGCCAAGGTCATGGCCGGGGCCGCCAACCTCCTCAAGCGCATCACGCTTGAGCTTGGCGGTAATGATGCGGGCATCGTGCTCGACGACGTGAACCCGAAGGAGACCGCGCCGCAGCTGTTCCAGTCGGCGTTCCAGAACTCCGGCCAGGTCTGCATCGCCATGAAGCGGCTCTACGTCCATGAGAGCATCTATGACGAGATGTGCGCCGAACTCGCCAAGCTGGCCGAGGACGCGATCATCGGCGACGGTCTTGAGCAGGGCACGCAGCTCGGCCCGCTCCAGAACAAGATGCAGTATGACAAGGTGAAGGACCTTATCGAGGACGCCCGCAAGGACGGCCAGATCATCGCCGGCGGCACCACGCCGGACCAGAAGGGCTATTTCATCCGCCCGACCATCGTGCGCGACATCTCCGATGGCACCCGCCTGGTGGACGAGGAACAGTTCGGCCCCGTGCTGCCGGTGATCAAATATTCCGACCCGGAAGACGCCGTGGCCCGTGCAAATGCATCACCCTACGGCCTCGGCGGCTCCGTCTGGTCGAAGGACACCGACCGCGCCTATGCGCTGGCCGACAAGATGGACGCCGGCACCATCTGGGTGAACAAACACGCCGAACTCGACCCGATGATCCCCTTCGGCGGCTCCAAGATGTCCGGCGTCGGCACCGAGCTTGGCGCTGATGGGCTTGAAGAATTCACTCAGCTCAAGATCATCAACATCGCGCGGTAA